In Nitrospiria bacterium, one DNA window encodes the following:
- a CDS encoding transposase produces the protein MSHVWRLWYALLMSRPLRIEFPDAYYHVMNRGLAYQKIFTDRVDRELFLNLLGECHQMWGIEVFAYCLMGNHYHVLLQT, from the coding sequence TTGAGTCATGTTTGGAGATTATGGTATGCTCTGCTCATGTCCCGTCCACTTCGAATCGAATTTCCTGATGCCTATTATCATGTCATGAACCGGGGCCTGGCCTATCAGAAAATTTTCACTGATCGGGTAGACCGAGAATTGTTTTTAAACCTGCTGGGTGAATGCCATCAGATGTGGGGCATTGAAGTGTTTGCCTATTGTTTGATGGGAAATCATTACCACGTTCTTCTTCAAACC